The proteins below come from a single Denticeps clupeoides chromosome 15, fDenClu1.1, whole genome shotgun sequence genomic window:
- the rassf3 gene encoding ras association domain-containing protein 3 isoform X6, with protein sequence MTPASYTAGEDVEKEKVQQAQFSREEIQHKIDLYNSATRDHLKMTLNSSGLYTGFIKVQLELHRPITVRGCGGGGDAEAFYLPRGSVNTLHISSSNTVRQVIEALLNKFTVADNPAKFALYKRCRREEQVYVCKLAESEHPLFLRLLAGPNTDNLSFVLREQQTGEVMWDAFTIPELHNFLRILDKEEQDQLQVLTKRYDVYREKLQTALKAAGVPA encoded by the exons GATGTTGAGAAGGAAAAAGTGCAGCAGGCCCAGTTCAGCAGAGAAGAGATCCAGCATAAGATTGACCTGTACAACTCCGCCACTCGAGACCACCTCAAAATGACGCTG AACTCCAGTGGCCTGTATACAGGCTTTATTAAGGTGCAGCTGGAGCTGCACAGGCCAATCACGGTGCGTGGGTGCGGAGGTGGAGGCGACGCGGAGGCCTTCTATTTGCCACGAGGCTCCGTGAACACCTTACACATCAGCAGCTCCAACACTGTGCGGCAGGTGATCGAGGCTCTGCTCAACAAGTTCACCGTGGCAGACAACCCGGCCAAATTCGCCCTGTACAAGCGGTGCAGGAGAGAGGagcagg TGTACGTCTGTAAACTGGCGGAGAGTGAGCACCCCCTGTTTCTGCGGCTGCTGGCGGGCCCCAACACAGACAACCTGAGCTTCGTGCTCCGAGAACAGCAGACTGGGGAAGTCATG TGGGACGCCTTCACCATCCCTGAGCTGCACAACTTCCTTCGCATCCTGGACAAAGAGGAGCAGGACCAGTTGCAAGTGCTGACCAAACGCTATGATGTCTACAGGGAGAAACTGCAGACTGCTCTTAAAGCTGCGGGGGTCCCCGCCTAA
- the rassf3 gene encoding ras association domain-containing protein 3 isoform X5 gives MCFYFITCLGRGISTKQDVEKEKVQQAQFSREEIQHKIDLYNSATRDHLKMTLNSSGLYTGFIKVQLELHRPITVRGCGGGGDAEAFYLPRGSVNTLHISSSNTVRQVIEALLNKFTVADNPAKFALYKRCRREEQVYVCKLAESEHPLFLRLLAGPNTDNLSFVLREQQTGEVMWDAFTIPELHNFLRILDKEEQDQLQVLTKRYDVYREKLQTALKAAGVPA, from the exons GATGTTGAGAAGGAAAAAGTGCAGCAGGCCCAGTTCAGCAGAGAAGAGATCCAGCATAAGATTGACCTGTACAACTCCGCCACTCGAGACCACCTCAAAATGACGCTG AACTCCAGTGGCCTGTATACAGGCTTTATTAAGGTGCAGCTGGAGCTGCACAGGCCAATCACGGTGCGTGGGTGCGGAGGTGGAGGCGACGCGGAGGCCTTCTATTTGCCACGAGGCTCCGTGAACACCTTACACATCAGCAGCTCCAACACTGTGCGGCAGGTGATCGAGGCTCTGCTCAACAAGTTCACCGTGGCAGACAACCCGGCCAAATTCGCCCTGTACAAGCGGTGCAGGAGAGAGGagcagg TGTACGTCTGTAAACTGGCGGAGAGTGAGCACCCCCTGTTTCTGCGGCTGCTGGCGGGCCCCAACACAGACAACCTGAGCTTCGTGCTCCGAGAACAGCAGACTGGGGAAGTCATG TGGGACGCCTTCACCATCCCTGAGCTGCACAACTTCCTTCGCATCCTGGACAAAGAGGAGCAGGACCAGTTGCAAGTGCTGACCAAACGCTATGATGTCTACAGGGAGAAACTGCAGACTGCTCTTAAAGCTGCGGGGGTCCCCGCCTAA
- the LOC114764445 gene encoding adipocyte plasma membrane-associated protein isoform X1 produces MNLWSILVAFLALAVGIYFIPSPIDPEPFVFEGPPPALEGPLALNRRLQRGRRLFLGQLKGPESFTADQEGNVYTGTVDGKLWRIHRDTLAFITQMGQNVPECGTNVDYEPVCGRPHGLRLDQDGQLIVADSYLGLFKVDPMSGEKTLLLSSKDGCDGIPFGFLNGLELSRNGTVFFTDSSTKWGRRHVRYEVIETNHLGRLLSYDPETGHVQTLLHSLFMPNGIALSPEEDFIILAETSIGRVSRYWLKGPEVGKKETLINNMPGYPDNIRLSDRGTFLVGLNTIRFHGRLLAPFLDLIGPFPAIKRLMTKLIPLSWYNLLLPMYGLILELSPEGEILDSLHDPNGSLTWTISDVFQHGGLYYLGNTDLPFLPVLEDWG; encoded by the exons ATGAACCTCTGGTCCATCCTGGTGGCGTTCCTGGCCTTGGCAGTTGGGATTTACTTCATCCCGTCACCCATTGATCCAGAGCCCTTTGT ATTCGAGGGGCCACCTCCCGCTTTAGAGGGGCCTTTGGCTCTGAACAGACGACTTCAGAGGGGGAGGAGGCTCTTTCTAGGACAGCTCAAGGGCCCTGAGTCTTTCACAGCAGATCAGGAAG GGAATGTGTACACAGGCACAGTTGATGGGAAGCTGTGGCGGATTCACCGGGACACACTGGCTTTCATCACACAGATGGGACAGAACGTCCCAGAATGTG GAACCAATGTGGACTATGAACCGGTGTGTGGTCGACCTCATGGGCTGAGGCTGGACCAGGATGGACAACTTATAGTTGCAGACTCCTACCTTGGTCTGTTCAAGGTTGACCCCATGAGTGGAGAGAAAACACTGCTGCTATCCAGCAAGGACG GGTGTGATGGAATTCCTTTTGGATTCCTGAATGGCCTGGAACTCTCTCGGAATGGAACTGTTTTCTTCACTGACTCTAGTACCAAGTGGGGCAGGAGACACGTCCGATATGAG GTGATTGAGACCAATCATTTGGGCCGCCTCCTGTCATACGACCCCGAGACAGGCCACGTGCAGACATTACTGCACTCTCTGTTCATGCCCAACGGCATTGCCTTATCTCCAGAGGAGGACTTCATCATATTGGCTGAGACCAGCATCGGACGCGTAAGCAG GTACTGGTTAAAAGGGCCCGAAGTTGGCAAAAAGGAAACCCTGATAAATAACATGCCTGGTTACCCTGACAACATTCGGCTGAGTGACCGGGGCACCTTCCTTGTGGGACTGAACACCATCCGTTTCCATGGCCGTCTGCTGGCCCCCTTTTTGGACCTCATTGGGCCCTTCCCTGCTATAAAACGCTTAATGACCAAG CTTATTCCTCTCAGCTGGTATAATTTACTCCTGCCAATGTATGGACTGATCCTGGAACTGAGCCCAGAGGGAGAGATTCTGGACAGTCTCCACGACCCCAACGGCAGCCTCACCTGGACCATCAGTGACGTTTTTCAGCACGGAGGACTCTATTACCTGGGAAACACTGACCTGCCCTTCTTACCAGTCCTAGAGGATTGGGGTTAG
- the LOC114764445 gene encoding adipocyte plasma membrane-associated protein isoform X2, with product MNLWSILVAFLALAVGIYFIPSPIDPEPFVFEGPPPALEGPLALNRRLQRGRRLFLGQLKGPESFTADQEGNVYTGTVDGKLWRIHRDTLAFITQMGQNVPECGTNVDYEPVCGRPHGLRLDQDGQLIVADSYLGLFKVDPMSGEKTLLLSSKDGCDGIPFGFLNGLELSRNGTVFFTDSSTKWGRRHVRYEVIETNHLGRLLSYDPETGHVQTLLHSLFMPNGIALSPEEDFIILAETSIGRVSRYWLKGPEVGKKETLINNMPGYPDNIRLSDRGTFLVGLNTIRFHGRLLAPFLDLIGPFPAIKRLMTKLV from the exons ATGAACCTCTGGTCCATCCTGGTGGCGTTCCTGGCCTTGGCAGTTGGGATTTACTTCATCCCGTCACCCATTGATCCAGAGCCCTTTGT ATTCGAGGGGCCACCTCCCGCTTTAGAGGGGCCTTTGGCTCTGAACAGACGACTTCAGAGGGGGAGGAGGCTCTTTCTAGGACAGCTCAAGGGCCCTGAGTCTTTCACAGCAGATCAGGAAG GGAATGTGTACACAGGCACAGTTGATGGGAAGCTGTGGCGGATTCACCGGGACACACTGGCTTTCATCACACAGATGGGACAGAACGTCCCAGAATGTG GAACCAATGTGGACTATGAACCGGTGTGTGGTCGACCTCATGGGCTGAGGCTGGACCAGGATGGACAACTTATAGTTGCAGACTCCTACCTTGGTCTGTTCAAGGTTGACCCCATGAGTGGAGAGAAAACACTGCTGCTATCCAGCAAGGACG GGTGTGATGGAATTCCTTTTGGATTCCTGAATGGCCTGGAACTCTCTCGGAATGGAACTGTTTTCTTCACTGACTCTAGTACCAAGTGGGGCAGGAGACACGTCCGATATGAG GTGATTGAGACCAATCATTTGGGCCGCCTCCTGTCATACGACCCCGAGACAGGCCACGTGCAGACATTACTGCACTCTCTGTTCATGCCCAACGGCATTGCCTTATCTCCAGAGGAGGACTTCATCATATTGGCTGAGACCAGCATCGGACGCGTAAGCAG GTACTGGTTAAAAGGGCCCGAAGTTGGCAAAAAGGAAACCCTGATAAATAACATGCCTGGTTACCCTGACAACATTCGGCTGAGTGACCGGGGCACCTTCCTTGTGGGACTGAACACCATCCGTTTCCATGGCCGTCTGCTGGCCCCCTTTTTGGACCTCATTGGGCCCTTCCCTGCTATAAAACGCTTAATGACCAAG CTGGTATAA
- the gnsa gene encoding N-acetylglucosamine-6-sulfatase, with amino-acid sequence MGSVRVCLRTWLRLSLICVTALSSNLAVVAKMYRKPNIVLILTDDLDVAIGGMTPLNKTRKFIGDAGISFTNAFVASPLCCPSRASILTGKYPHNHHVINNTLEGNCSSLAWQKSQESATFPLLLQKLAYYQTFFAGKYLNEYGNPEAGGVEYVPPGWDYWFALEKNSKYYNYTLSVNGKPQRHGQNYSQDYLTDVLASVSLEFLSYKSNYRPFFMMVSTPAPHSPWTAAPQYEGRFSDIKAPRDPSFNVHGKDKHWLIRQAKTPMTNSSVEFLDDAFQKRWRTLLSVDDLVEKVVKNLEARGELENTYIMFTSDNGYHTGQFSLPVDKRQLYEFDIRVPLLVRGPNIKPNQTSPMLIANVDLGPTILDMAGININQTKMDGISFLPLMNGQSNSSSWRTDMLVEYEGEGSNISDPACPLLGPGVSECFPDCVCEDSYNNTYACVRTVSTSTNLQYCEFDDSEVFVEVYNLTADPFQLTNIAKSIEQEVLEKMNHRLMMLQSCSGQSCRTAGVFDARYKFDPRLMFNDHGPHISRLHQALK; translated from the exons ATGGGCTCTGTTCGTGTCTGTCTGCGGACATGGCTGCGCCTCAGCCTCATCTGCGTCACTGCGCTGTCCAGTAACTTGGCTGTTGTCGCAAAGATGTACAGGAAGCCCAATATTGTTTTGATCCTGACCGATGATTTAGACGTTGCAATCGGCGGCATG ACGCCACTGAACAAGACAAGAAAGTTCATCGGCGACGCTGGCATTTCGTTCACTAACGCT tttgtGGCCAGTCCCTTGTGTTGCCCTAGCCGGGCCAGCATTCTGACTGGGAAGTACCCCCACAATCACCATGTGATCAACAACACGCTGGAAGGAAATTGCAGCAGCCTGGCCTGGCAGAAGAGCCAGGAGTCGGCCACCTTCCCGCTGTTGCTGCAGAAGCTCGCCTATTATCAGACCTTCTTCGCTGGAAAGTATCTGAATGAG TATGGAAACCCAGAAGCAGGAGGGGTGGAATATGTGCCTCCTGGCTGGGACTACTGGTTTGCTTTG GAAAAAAActccaaatattacaattacacGCTGTCTGTGAATGGGAAGCCTCAGCGCCATGGGCAGAACTACAGCCAGGACTACCTCACTGATGTGCTG GCCAGTGTCTCACTGGAGTTCCTGAGTTACAAGTCCAACTACAGACCTTTCTTCATGATGGTGTCCACGCCGGCACCTCACTCCCCATGGACAGCAGCTCCTCAGTACGAGGGAAGATTCTCTGACATCAAGGCTCCACGCGACCCCAGCTTTAATGTACATGGAAAG GACAAACACTGGCTGATCAGACAGGCCAAGACTCCTATGACCAACTCCTCAGTGGAATTCCTGGATGATGCATTCCAGAAACG GTGGCGTACTCTTTTGTCTGTGGATGACCTAGTTGAGAAAGTGGTGAAGAATCTGGAGGCGCGGGGGGAACTGGAGAACACGTACATCATGTTCACCTCGGACAACGGATACCACACTG GCCAGTTCTCACTTCCAGTGGACAAGCGCCAACTCTATGAGTTTGACATCAGAGTCCCCCTTCTGGTCCGAGGACCCAACATCAAGCCCAACCAGACAAGTCCA ATGCTTATTGCCAATGTGGATCTGGGTCCCACAATCCTAGACATGGCTGGGATTAACATCAACCAAACAAAGATGGATGGCATATCATTCCTGCCTCTTATG AACGGGcagagcaacagcagcagctggagaacaGACATGCTGGTGGAATATGAAGGAGAAGGGAGCAACATCTCTGACCCAGCATGTCCTCTGCTTGGCCCTGGGGTCTCG GAATGCTTcccagactgtgtgtgtgaggattcGTACAATAACACCTATGCCTGCGTTCGTACCGTCTCAACCTCCACAAACCTTCAGTACTGTGAGTTTGATGACAGTGAG GTGTTTGTAGAGGTCTACAACCTGACTGCAGACCCATTCCAGCTCACTAACATTGCCAAGAGCATTGAACAAGAGGTGCTGGAGAAGATGAACCACCGCCTGATGATGCTTCAATCATGTTCTGGACAGTCCTGCAGAACGGCAGGCGTCTTTGATGCACG GTATAAGTTTGATCCACGATTGATGTTCAACGACCACGGCCCACACATAAGCAGACTGCACCAGGCTCTCAAGTAG